Proteins encoded together in one Penaeus vannamei isolate JL-2024 chromosome 41, ASM4276789v1, whole genome shotgun sequence window:
- the LOC113823733 gene encoding uncharacterized protein encodes MKNNHSGEIKERYRVAKRLAKREIAKAKNGAYKDWYDQLKTKDEKKIYRIAKARSNGRRDVGTTVLIKDKNGNILMKDKEIKQRWKDYFTDLLNNENRYQRLEGVGPLEGPKPNIDIAEVKAAIKGSKILERAIDQRLRGQVNIHEYQFGFMPGRSTVYAIFIMRQVQEKFLEGNRKLHYCFVDLEKTYERVPRQVVYWCLRKRGVPEYLIRLIKMTYKETKTLVRTPCGDTDPFCVIAGLHQGSALSPFLFLIVMDTLTPELREEGPQDLWEPLFAYDAYNGGNRRGVAKKKPSLEGENGTRWITGEYVKDRRNNEQ; translated from the exons ATGAAGAACAACCATagtggagagataaaggagagatatCGAGTGGCAAAGAGGTTAGCTAAAAGAGAAATCGCTAAAGCAAAGAATGGAGCATATAAAGACTGGTATGATCAGTTGAAAactaaagatgaaaagaaaatatacagaatAGCAAAGGCTAGAAGCAACGGCAGAAGAGACGTGGGAACCACAGTTCTCAtcaaagataaaaatggaaatattttgatgaaggataaagagataaagcaGAGATGGAAAGATTATTTCACGGATTTGTTAAATAACGAAAACCGATACCAAAGACTAGAGGGAGTAGGACCACTGGAAGGACCAAAACCTAACATAGACATAGCCGAAGTGAAAGCAGCTATCAAGGGGAGTAAAA TACTAGAAAGAGCAATAGACCAGAGACTCAGAGGACAAGTTAACATCCATGAATACCAATTTGGTTTTATGCCGGGAAGAAGCACGGTGTATGCCATATTCATTATGAGACAGGTGCAGGAAAAGTTTTTAGAGGGCAACCGTAAATTGCATTACTGCTTCGTCGACCTTGAGAAAACGTACGAAAGGGTACCACGCCAAGTCGTATATTGGTgcctgaggaagaggggagtccCAGAATATCTCATACGACTGATCAAGATGACGTACAAGGAAACAAAAACCCTTGTTCGCACACCTTGTGGAGACACTGATCCTTTTTGTGTCATTGCTGGACTCCACCAGGGCTCAGCCCTTAgtccttttctgtttttaataGTCATGGACACACTGACACCAGAGCTTAGAGAGGAGGGACCACAAGACTTGTGGGAACCCCTTTTTGCATATGACGCTTATAATGGCggaaacagaagaggagttgCAAAGAAGAAACCTAGcttggaaggagaaaatggaacaaGATGGATTACAGGTGAATATGTCAAAGACAGAAGGAATAATGAGCAGTAG